One region of Juglans regia cultivar Chandler chromosome 4, Walnut 2.0, whole genome shotgun sequence genomic DNA includes:
- the LOC109009878 gene encoding uncharacterized protein LOC109009878 — translation MGTEGVLRANKWLIDLDRTFDINGCTENQKVQYAGHLLQGEAGIWSDVKMKLLAQELGDITTLTWERFKNEFDSRFFLETAKYQKALGFTNLTQGNMTVEQYAARFMELGRIAPHLISMQNMQVRKFQDGLQPRIRNQVAFLQIENFLELVNVASIAEAE, via the coding sequence ATGGGTACGGAAGGAGTTTTAAGAGCCAATAAGTGGCTTATCGACTTAGATAGAACTTTTGATATCAATGGTTGCACAGAGAATCAGAAGGTCCAGTATGCCGGACATTTACTCCAAGGAGAGGCTGGCATATGGTCGGATGTGAAAATGAAACTTTTGGCGCAAGAATTGGGAGATATCACCACTCTCACTTGGGAGCGTTTTAAGAATGAATTCGACAGCCGTTTCTTCCTAGAAACAGCTAAATATCAGAAAGCATTAGGGTTTACGAACTTGACTCAAGGAAATATGACAGTGGAGCAATATGCAGCTCGATTTATGGAGTTAGGAAGAATTGCCCCACATTTGATTAGTATGCAAAACATGCAAGTTAGGAAATTTCAAGACGGATTACAACCAAGGATAAGGAACCAAGTTGCTTTCTTACAGATCGAGAATTTTTTAGAGTTAGTGAATGTTGCTTCCATAGCAGAGGCAGAGTAG